The genomic DNA AACATATTTACTAGCACATAAGCAAGACCAGCCATTAACGCATGTACTACATAAAGTAATGGTGCGGCAAATAAGAATGCAAACTCAATGGGTTCAGTAATTCCGGTTAAAAATGCGGTTAACGCTGCCGAAATCATGATACTACCGACCATGACACGATTTTCTGGGCGCGCAGTATGCCAAATCGCCATTGCAGCAGCAGGTAAACCAAACATTTTAAACAAATAGCCTCCCGCAAGTTGACCGAAGCCATTACCAGCAGCTCGACTCGCATCGTCTGCTTGCAAATAACACGTCAGTACGCCAGTTGCAGGTTTACCTAAACTGTCAACACAATTGCCCGCTTCGAAGAAGAAAGGTACGTTCCATACATGGTGTAAACCGGCTGGAATTAACGAACGCTCAACCACACCATAAATACCAAAAGCTAATGTTGGATTTTGATATGCCGCCCAATGGGAAAATGCAGCAATAGCATTACCTATCGGAGGCCAAATTAACGATAAGATAACTCCCGCAAAGATCGCTCCAAAACCAGTAATAATAGGCACACTTCGTTTACCTGAGAAGAATCCAAGATATGAAGGTAATTGAATTTTAAAGAAACGGTTAAAGGTCGCTGCAGCAATAGCACCGGCAATCATACCGCCAAACACGCCTACATCAGTACCAGGTTCAAGTACGCCGATGGTTTTAACCATGATGGCATATCCCACTAAGGCCGCCATAGCAGCCACACCATCATTTTTAGCAAATCCTAACGCGATACCTATCGCGAATAGCAATCCCATATTGCTAAAGATGGCTTCGCCCGCTTGTACCATTAACACATTGACGATATCGGGGAGCACACTAAAACCTGCGCTCCCAACGCCTAATAAGATACCTGCTACGGGTAATACAGAAACCGGCAACATGACCGATTTACCCACTTTTTGTAAAACCGAAAATGCGCCACTCATCATAGCCTTCTTCGGTTTAGCTGCTGTTATTGTTTTAGATGTCATAATACAACCTTAGAAATTTTAATAGATTACCAAGTGATCAACGTTTTTCAATATCGCCTTTAACGGCAAGTAACGTATTAGGATCTCGCATTAATGCTCGAACATCTTTGGCATCTGCACAGCTCATCGCTTTAGCAGCTATAAGCTGACACGCTTGCTGATTTAAATGACGC from Shewanella psychromarinicola includes the following:
- the ptsG gene encoding PTS glucose transporter subunit IIBC, producing the protein MTSKTITAAKPKKAMMSGAFSVLQKVGKSVMLPVSVLPVAGILLGVGSAGFSVLPDIVNVLMVQAGEAIFSNMGLLFAIGIALGFAKNDGVAAMAALVGYAIMVKTIGVLEPGTDVGVFGGMIAGAIAAATFNRFFKIQLPSYLGFFSGKRSVPIITGFGAIFAGVILSLIWPPIGNAIAAFSHWAAYQNPTLAFGIYGVVERSLIPAGLHHVWNVPFFFEAGNCVDSLGKPATGVLTCYLQADDASRAAGNGFGQLAGGYLFKMFGLPAAAMAIWHTARPENRVMVGSIMISAALTAFLTGITEPIEFAFLFAAPLLYVVHALMAGLAYVLVNMLGVVHGTSFSHGLIDFLVLSGHSQKIWLLVVLGLIYAALYYVVFRFLILKFDLKTPGRMDVELELVSSEGTERARNFIEAFGGPENLVNVDSCITRLRMDVRDTSKVDQARLKQLGASGVLISGNAVQAIVGTIAEVSRTEIDEMLASGGYLAATPTPVIATATVNISAKDREQAQAILPLLGDVSSCRAIADNRLRLEVKDASLLDSTALQAHGIEAVLVLNPNLVHLIFSMKTTGLASVLNETFAD